One Burkholderia vietnamiensis LMG 10929 genomic window, CGAGCCCGACCACGACGCTCGACGCGATCGGCAGCAGCGAGTAGAGGAACAGCGCGAGCACGGCAGGCGCGACGCCGATCCCGCGAATCCCGAGCGCGGCCGCGAGCGGCACGCGCGCGGCCAACAGCCCGAGCGGCGCCATCATCAGCCCGTACATCGCGATGCTCGGGACCGTCTGCACGATATTGAGCGCCGGCATCACGACGGTGCGTACCGATACGAACCGCGTGCACGCGATGCCGAGCGGCAGGCCGGCGACCAACGCGGCCGCGACCGAGCCGCCCGCGAGCGCGACGTGGCGCGTCGCCTCGCGCCAGAAGTCGTCGCTGCGCACCGCGTATTCGCGCATGATCGACAGCCCGTCCCACCAGCCGCTCGCCAGCGGCACCGAAATCGCCGCGATCGCGACGGCCAGTGCGGCGAGGCGCCGCCACGGGCCGAACGCGAGCCGTGCGAGCGCGTCCGCGACCAGCACGGCCGACGCGAACAGCAGCACCCACACGCTCGCGGCGGGCGACACGCGCGCGAGCATGTCGTCGGGCGCGACGACGTGCGCGGCGGCCGCGCCGAGCGCATACGCGAGCGTCGCGAGCGAGGCGCAACCAGCCGCGAGCCGCCACACGGGGCGGCTCGCCTTCATCGTCCACAGCGCGCCGGCGGTCCACAGCACGGCGAGCGCCGCGCCCGATGCGGCGGGCAGCGCGGCGAACACCGACAGCCCGGTGCCGGCCGCGATGCGGTTCGGCCGCAGCACGACGAGCGGCATCCCGAACACCGCGATGATCGTCAGCACACCGATCAGGACGCCCAGCTTGTCGAGCGCGATGCGCGCCGCCCGTTCCGTCACTTAACGAAGCCCTTCGACTTCAGGTAGCGCTTTGCGACGCCGGCCGCCGGTTCGCCGTTGATCTGGATTCGCGCGTTCAGCGACTGCAGCGTCTTCAGGTCGAGGCTGGCGAACACCGGTTTCAGATAGTCGGCGATTTGCGGATGCGCCTTCAGCACGGCTTCGCGAATCACCGGCGTCGGCGCATAGACGGGCTGCACGTGCTTGTCGTCGTCGAGCACGACGAGGCCGCTCGACGCGATGCCGCCGTCGGTGCCGTACACCATCGCCGCGTTCACGCCGTCGGTCTGGTTCGCGGCCGCCTTGATGGTGGCGGCCGTGTCGCCGCCGGACAGCACGACCAATTGATCCTGCTTCAGCTTGAAGCCGTACGCCTTCTCGAACGACGGCAGCGCGGACGCGCTGTTCACGAACTCGGCCGACGCCGCGAGCTTGAGCTTGCCGCCGCCCGCGACCCATTTGCCGAGATCGGAGAAGGTCTTCAGATGCTGCGCCTGCGCGACCGGCGCGAGCACGGCGACGCCCCACGTGTTGTTCGCCGGCGCCGGCGTGAGCCACACGAGATGGTTCGCCGAATAGTCGAGCTTCTTCGCGGTGTCGTAGCCCTGGCTCGCGTTTTTCCACACCGGGTCGTCGGCCTTGTTGAAGAAGAACGCCGCGTTGCCGGTGTATTCGGGGTAGATGTCGATCTCGCCGCTGGTGAGCGCCTTGCGCACGATCGGCGTCGTGCCGAGCGCGATCTTCTCGGTGACGGCGATGCCGTGGGCCTTCAGCACTTGTGCGATGACGTTGCCGAGCAGGTTGCCTTCGGTGTCGATCTTCGACGACACCACGACGGGCGTATCGGCGTGCGCGCCGGGCGCGACGACGGCGGCGGCGAACGCGAGCCCCAGGAGCGGGGCGGGCAGGGCGAGCTTCATCGGGCCAATCTCCAGTATCGGGACGTACGCCGAAAGTTACTTGACTGGACGGCCTTTGGCAAACCGCGCGCGGCGGCGTGCCCACAGCGTGCGTGGGGCTAACGGCACGCGCCGCGCGCCGTTGTTACACTGGAACGCATTCCCGCCTGCGGACACTTGCTGACATGAAACCCGAGTTGCTGGTTCTGATCGCGCTGCGCGACGACGCGCACCGCCGCATCGCCGCGTCGTACCACGTTCACCACGCGCCGACGGCCGAGGCGCGCGGCCAGGCGATCGCCGCACACGGCGGCACGATACGCGCGGTGCTGACCAACGGCAGCACGGGGCTCACGGCCGCGGAAATCGATCTGCTGCCGCAGCTCACGTTGGTCGGCGCGCTCGGCGCCGGCTACGAGCACATCGACGTCGCGCATGCGAAGGCGCGCGGCATCACGGTGGTCACCGGCGCGGGCACCAACGACGATTGCGTCGCCGATCACGCGTTCGCGCTGCTGCTCGCGGCCGTGCGCGACGTGGTGCGGCTCGATGCGGCCACGCGCGACGGCGTGTGGCGCGACGCGCTGCAGATGCCGCCGAACGTGTCGGGCAAGAAGCTCGGCATCGTCGGGCTCGGCAGGATCGGCGAGAAATGCGCGCGGCGCGCGGCGGGCTTCGACATCGAGATCGGCTATCACAACCGGTCGCGCAAGGAGGTTCCCTACCGCTATTTCGACCGGATCGACGCGCTCGCGCAATGGGCCGATTTCATGATCGTCGCGACGCCGGGCGGCGCGCACACGCGTCATCTGATCGACGGCGCGGTGCTCGATGCGCTGGGTGCCGGCGGTTTTCTCGTCAACGTGTCGCGCGGCAGTGTCGTCGATACCGCTGCTTTGGCGGAGGCGCTGCGCGAACGGCGCATCGCGGGCGCCGCGCTCGACGTGTACGAAGGCGAGCCCGAGCCGCCCCGCGCGCTGACGGCGCTCGACAACATCGTGTTGACGCCGCACATGGGCGGATGGTCGCCGGAGGCGCTCGATCGGTCGGTGCAGCTGTTTCTCGACAATGCCGCGCGGCATTTCGCGGGCGCGCCGGTGCTGACGCCGGTGTGAATGAAACGGCATGCGGTCGCATGCTCGAGCGGCGCGTGCTCGTGAGGAATCCGCAGCGCGATCGGACGCGCCCGGCAGTCGGTCATGCCGGGCGCGCCCGCTCGGTCGCTCACTCTTGCACCCGATCGCTCACGACGATACCAGCGGCACCGTGACCGACGTGCCCGCCGGATCGAGCGCAAGGCCCGTGCCGGGCGTCGGCCGCAACGTCGCTTCATAGTCGCTCGACAGCACGACGAGCCCGAGCGTGTGGCCCGCGGCGAGCGTGTAGTCGCGCGGCATGAAGGTCAGCTTCAGGTCGTACGGCGTGCCCGGCAGCACGGGTTGCGAGAACCATTCCGACACGCGGTTGCGCGGGTCGGTCCATGCACGTGTGACGATCGTCGCCGTACCGTCGGGCGCACGATCGACCAGCAAGGCGGTGACGTTCGCGACGCCGGTGAAGGTCAAGCGCACGCGCGCGGTCGCGGTGCCCGACATGCGCGTCGCGGTCGCGAACGGCGCGGTCTCGAAGCGGCTGCGATGCTCGCCGGTCGTTGCATTGGCGAGCGTGAG contains:
- a CDS encoding ABC transporter permease — translated: MTERAARIALDKLGVLIGVLTIIAVFGMPLVVLRPNRIAAGTGLSVFAALPAASGAALAVLWTAGALWTMKASRPVWRLAAGCASLATLAYALGAAAAHVVAPDDMLARVSPAASVWVLLFASAVLVADALARLAFGPWRRLAALAVAIAAISVPLASGWWDGLSIMREYAVRSDDFWREATRHVALAGGSVAAALVAGLPLGIACTRFVSVRTVVMPALNIVQTVPSIAMYGLMMAPLGLLAARVPLAAALGIRGIGVAPAVLALFLYSLLPIASSVVVGLAQVPPHVTEAARAMGMTRVQRLLRVDLVLALPVILSGVRIVLVQNIGLTAVAALIGGGGFGTFIFQGIGQSAADLVLLGAIPTIALALTAAVVFEAATTLAKGRTA
- the osmF gene encoding glycine betaine ABC transporter substrate-binding protein OsmF, translating into MKLALPAPLLGLAFAAAVVAPGAHADTPVVVSSKIDTEGNLLGNVIAQVLKAHGIAVTEKIALGTTPIVRKALTSGEIDIYPEYTGNAAFFFNKADDPVWKNASQGYDTAKKLDYSANHLVWLTPAPANNTWGVAVLAPVAQAQHLKTFSDLGKWVAGGGKLKLAASAEFVNSASALPSFEKAYGFKLKQDQLVVLSGGDTAATIKAAANQTDGVNAAMVYGTDGGIASSGLVVLDDDKHVQPVYAPTPVIREAVLKAHPQIADYLKPVFASLDLKTLQSLNARIQINGEPAAGVAKRYLKSKGFVK
- a CDS encoding 2-hydroxyacid dehydrogenase; translation: MKPELLVLIALRDDAHRRIAASYHVHHAPTAEARGQAIAAHGGTIRAVLTNGSTGLTAAEIDLLPQLTLVGALGAGYEHIDVAHAKARGITVVTGAGTNDDCVADHAFALLLAAVRDVVRLDAATRDGVWRDALQMPPNVSGKKLGIVGLGRIGEKCARRAAGFDIEIGYHNRSRKEVPYRYFDRIDALAQWADFMIVATPGGAHTRHLIDGAVLDALGAGGFLVNVSRGSVVDTAALAEALRERRIAGAALDVYEGEPEPPRALTALDNIVLTPHMGGWSPEALDRSVQLFLDNAARHFAGAPVLTPV